The following are encoded together in the Lactuca sativa cultivar Salinas chromosome 1, Lsat_Salinas_v11, whole genome shotgun sequence genome:
- the LOC111911011 gene encoding probable calcium-binding protein CML44, translating to MSPINCHELHQLFKILDTNEDGLVSIEELKGLLDKTGVQISLDELKTLVGNTGLDLMDFWVFYDVFNKHNPIDGHHRSKEVEQEMMEGDILKAFKVFDMNDDGFISSEELQSTLSRLGLWNDDSGQRSCRSMIEFYDTNNDGVLDFEEFKNMLLLPKSFDPTGT from the coding sequence ATGTCTCCAATCAATTGCCACGAATTGCACCAGCTTTTCAAGATTCTTGACACGAATGAAGATGGCCTAGTGAGCATCGAGGAGCTTAAAGGGCTTCTCGATAAAACCGGAGTTCAAATAAGCTTAGACGAGCTCAAAACCCTAGTTGGTAATACAGGTCTTGACCTCATGGACTTTTGGGTGTTTTATGATGTTTTTAACAAGCATAACCCAATTGATGGCCATCATAGATCAAAAGAGGTGGAGCAAGAGATGATGGAGGGTGATATCTTGAAAGCTTTTAAAGTGTTCGACATGAATGATGATGGATTCATCTCAAGCGAAGAGCTACAAAGCACCTTGTCAAGATTAGGGCTATGGAATGATGATTCTGGCCAGAGGAGTTGTAGGAGCATGATTGAATTTTATGATACAAATAATGACGGAGTGCTTGATTTTGAGGAGTTTAAAAATATGTTGTTATTGCCAAAGTCATTTGACCCGACTGGTAcctag
- the LOC111911019 gene encoding cytochrome P450 81Q32: METFYIIFSIIAIIWISKATLGKTRNLLPPMPFPCLPILGHLYLVRSPLYRALGKLSARHGPMLMLQFGTRRAFLVSSPEAVEECLTTNDLAFANRPLLLAGKHLGYDYTTLAWSSYGSHWRNLRRIASLELLSAHRLQTLNEIRAEEVRLMAKKVYQKAVRDGTVEMKSVFFELMLNVMMMMIAGKRYYGDSVADVEEGRRFKEIVMETFVVMETTNVSDYLPWWKWVGGRRLEKKMVALKEKRNGFMQGLLEELRRKMAVVAEGGRSEEKKSLIEVLLILQETEPENYKDEVIKGLMQVLLSAGTDTSSGAMEWMLSLLLNNPETLKKAQAEIDKCVGEDRLVNESDISNLPYLRCIMNETMRMYPPGPLVFHESATDCTVGGYHIPSGTMLLMNLWAMQNDPKNWENPKKFKPERFEGLEGSKDGYKLMPFGSGRRRCPAENLALRMVGLALGTLIQCFDWERTSNEMIDMTEGKGLTMPKAKPLVAKCQPREKMAKLLSQI, from the exons ATGGAgacattttatataattttttccaTCATTGCCATTATATGGATTAGCAAAGCTACCTTAGGAAAAACCAGAAATTTATTACCACCAATGCCCTTCCCATGCTTACCCATATTGGGGCATCTTTACCTAGTTAGAAGCCCTCTCTACCGAGCCTTAGGTAAACTCTCCGCCCGTCATGGTCCGATGCTCATGCTTCAGTTCGGCACCCGTCGGGCTTTCTTAGTTTCTTCCCCGGAGGCGGTGGAGGAATGCCTCACCACCAACGACCTTGCTTTTGCCAACCGACCCCTTCTGCTTGCCGGAAAACACCTTGGGTATGACTACACCACCCTTGCTTGGTCAAGCTATGGTAGTCACTGGCGTAACCTCCGTCGTATCGCCTCCCTTGAGCTTTTGTCAGCTCACCGGCTACAAACCCTTAACGAGATTCGTGCGGAGGAGGTGCGGCTCATGGCTAAGAAGGTGTACCAGAAGGCGGTAAGAGATGGAACGGTGGAGATGAAGTCGGTGTTTTTTGAGCTTATGTTgaatgtgatgatgatgatgattgcaGGGAAGAGGTATTATGGTGATTCGGTGGCAGACGTGGAGGAGGGACGGCGATTTAAGGAGATTGTGATGGAGACGTTTGTGGTGATGGAGACGACGAATGTGTCGGACTATTTGCCGTGGTGGAAGTGGGTGGGAGGGAGACGGTTGGAGAAGAAAATGGTGGCTTTAAAGGAAAAGAGAAATGGGTTTATGCAAGGTTTGTTAGAAGAGCTGAGAAGAAAAATggcggtggtggcggagggtgGTAGATCGGAAGAGAAGAAGAGTTTGATTGAAGTTCTCTTGATTTTGCAAGAAACAGAACCTGAAAATTACAAGGATGAAGTCATTAAAGGATTAATGCAG GTACTACTGTCAGCAGGAACCGATACCTCGAGTGGAGCAATGGAATGGATGCTATCGCTTTTGTTAAACAACCCCGAAACCCTAAAGAAAGCTCAGGCTGAGATCGACAAATGCGTTGGGGAAGATCGTCTTGTTAACGAATCAGACATATCAAACCTTCCTTATCTTCGTTGCATTATGAACGAAACCATGCGAATgtacccacctggtccactcgtGTTCCATGAATCTGCAACGGATTGTACAGTCGGTGGGTATCACATCCCAAGTGGTACAATGTTGTTGATGAACTTGTGGGCGATGCAAAACGACCCAAAGAACTGGGAAAACCCTAAGAAGTTTAAACCGGAGAGATTTGAAGGGTTAGAAGGTTCGAAAGATGGGTATAAGCTAATGCCTTTTGGGTCTGGAAGGAGGAGGTGTCCTGCAGAAAACTTAGCATTGCGTATGGTGGGATTGGCATTGGGTACGCTTATTCAGTGCTTTGATTGGGAAAGAACGAGCAATGAGATGATCGACATGACAGAAGGAAAGGGGTTGACCATGCCAAAAGCTAAACCCTTGGTGGCAAAGTGTCAGCCTCGTGAAAAGATGGCAAAACTGCTATCTCAGATTTGA